The genomic region TCATATCCATTAGTCCAAATTTACAATTAACAGAAGCTTTGGACTCTCCAGTTCcttgtttctttgtcttgtcaTAAGGCTGAATCTGAACTGCTCCTATTTGACAGTTGCTGTGAATGTCTTTCTACTCTTAAATACTTCAAACAAATCCTTCCAGTAAAATAAGTGTGATTGTGAATGCTTCCATCTTTACCTCATTTGTTTCAATATGCCCCGTTGGCTCCTCCAGAAGCTGTGAAAGTCCCTCAAAGTCTTCTACTGGACTGGTACCCCTCAGCCTTGGTGACTTCATGAGTCTCCTGATCCCAAAGTTATACTCAACAGGTTCACTTTTCTCTCTTGGCGTCTTCATGAGCCTTTTAACTCCAGTGAGGCATTCTTGTTGTTCAGGCTTCTGTTTAGGAGTTTTCAGCAGTCTTCCTCTGATGTCCTCTATGGGTTCAGCTTTCTGTCGTGGGGTCTTCATGATTCTCTTCACTCCAGTGAGACACTCCTGATGCTCAGGCTTCTGTTTAGGAGTTTTCAGCAGTCTTCCTCTGATGTCCTCAATGGCTTCAGCTTTCTGTCGTGGGGTCTTCATGATTCTCTTCACTCCAGTGAGACAATCCTGTTGTTCAGGCTTCTGTTTAGGAGTTTTAAGAAGTTTTCCCCTGATGTCATCAGCAGGTTCAGCCTTTTGTCTCAGTGTCTTCATCATCCTCTTAACTCCAGTGAGACAATCTGGTAGATCTGGCTCCTGCTTAGGAGGTGTTACAGATCCTGTCTTCAAATCTGTGCACTGCTGTGCACTAGACTCAGATTCACTCTGCAGTGCAGGGTCATCACAGATGAAACTGGAGTCTTGATCTCCATTAAGGAGGCGTTTCACTGCCTCGCTGTTGTATTGACTGAGTTCTACTGTAGACACAACACTCAGAGGAGAGACCATCATTTCACCTGTAAAATAtatcacattattttatttatgctaGTTTATCAACTAGATGGCTTGTTAatgatttgttttactttagcAACCATAACAGTTAGACACATTACCTGGCTCCTGTGGTGTATTCAGCACCGACGGTTCAACCACAGACATGCTCAGGTCTCCCATAGGTGTCTTGGTGGTATCGCTGTCATCAAACATAGagctcttcttttctttcacaggagttttaaacatttctgaaattCCTGAAACCACAAGGCACAGTGTAAGTGGACACAATGTAGAACAACATTCAACTACAGTgccaaaaacaaatgttttcttttttaggaTGGAAAAGGGCCATTACCAGTTAAGTCCTCATCCATTTCCATGTTCTTTTTAAAGAGCGCAGTATTGGTGACCACTCTTGGTGCAGCACCAGTTAAATGCGCTTTTTGTTTATGAGCTCTGCCCACAACAATGGTAACAGGTGAATCTGCATGTCCAGTGCTGACATGGCCTTTAAGTTTTCTTGCAGGGGTCTGGAGACGAAGAAAGACAGtcattacagtcattttgcTAACATCACAAGATATAACCCACctgttgtaaaagatgacaggCTGTATGAGTAAAGTTTAATTTAGTCAAAATATTCTCTCAAAGTAAGCCTTTTGTTAATAAAAGGTCCAACAAGTTAATGCTGTTGTAGAATTTGTAAACACTTCTGATTAGTAAAATCATGTAAATGTGTCATGTAATAACTACAACATCTTACTCTACCTGTGGTTTGGATataacttttttctttgtctttttggcAACCATTTCCTTAACTGGAGCAACCACCTGAGCCTTAGTTTTCCCAAATTTAACAATGTCTGCCCAGGAATTTAAGactgaaaggagagagagagacaaatgaTGCTTAGGAAAACTCCACTGCCTTAATATAAGCTACTCTTAGTCAAAGGGTAAACAAACCTTTCATGGATGCTCGAGAAATGCCACTTTTTCTGCGCATCACCTTCATGGCACTCTTGAGCATACTTGGAGTCTTTTGTGAGGTGGTCTTCATGCTCTTCCGTCTCATAGGAATTTTTGGAGTAATGCTGACTGAAGCTTGGTCAATAACATCGTCTGCAACTGGAGATGGTGTGCTGATGTGTGACACAGAGAAACGGCCTTGCACTGTGGGCGTCTGGATTCTTGAAGTCAAAGGTGTTTTAGGCTGTTCATTGTCCTTAGATTTCGGAGACTTCTTTGCAAGTGATGGAGACCTGGGAGAAGGGGTCTTGGACTTGGGTGACTTGTTTGCAGGAGAAGCCGCTTTGGGAGATGCAGCCTTGGACTTGGGTGACTTGTTTGCAGGAGAAGCCGCTTTAGGAGATGCAGTCTTGGACTTGGGTGACTTGTTTGCAGGAGATGCTGCTTTGGGAGATGCAGCCTTGGACTTGGGTGACTTGTTTGCAGGAGAAGCCGCTTTAGGAGATGCAGTCTTGGACTTGGGTGACTTGTTTGCAGGAGATGCTGCTTTGGGAGATGCGACCTTGGACTTGGGTGACTTGTTTGCAGGAGAAGCCGCTTTAGGAGATGCAGTCTTGGACTTGGGTGACTTGTTTGCAGGAGATGCCGCTTTGGGAGATGCGACCTTGGACTTGGGTGACTTGTTTGCAGGAGAAGCCGCTTTAGGAGATGCAGTCTTGGACTTGGGTGACTTCTTTGAAGGAGAAGCTGCTTTGGGAGATGCGGCCTTAGACTTGGATGACTTGTTTGCATGAGAAGCCGCTTTGGGAGATGCAGTCTTGGACTTGGGTGACTTCTTTGAAGGAGAAGCTGCTTTGGGAGAAGGGGACCTAGATTTTGGCGACTTTTTGCCCAGAGATGCATTCTTTGCACCTGATGACTTTCTGAGTTTTGGGCTCAAATCCTAAGAAAACAAGATTTATTTTAAGCAAGattatataacaaaaaaaaaacaaaacaacaacaacaacaaaaaaaaatttctgtGTCAGCCTATTTGAGTCAATGTCTTTCACTGACATCTTACCTCTGGGATGCCAATAGACGATGCTCGTCTAAGGAGTGACTGTTTGGGTTTAGGTAGACACAAGCTTCTCCGTGGTGTAGCTCCCTTGCGCAATGGAGAGTCAGGAGGCAGTCGTTTGTCAAATACTTCTGGGCTCAGGTAGCCTCCAAAGGAAACGCGTTTCTTTTTCATTAGTGGTGTGGGCAGGTCAGCCGCAAGTTCTCCACTTTTGCGTTTTTTGGACATCTGATTcactaaaaacataaatataagtGTACATAATTAACAACGAATCAACAAGCTTGAAtaatacatacacaaaaagaaATGATAGTGTTTTTTACCTTTGTCAGCTTTCCCTGAGTTGCTTGGGGATGCCTTTTTAAGATGCATTATTTTGGCAGCAGTCGTTTCTTGCTCTTGTTCGTCAGTCACTGCAGGTTTGGCTGGTGTGGCCTCCTTGCTCCTCCTCCTTGCTGGTGACTTGGGCGTTTCAGCAGAAATACACTTAATAACATCAAATGCAGTAAGCCTCTGGGGGGTTGTACGGTTTCTCTTCTGAAGTGAAGCAGTGTCAGACTTGATGGCCTGTTCAACATCTTCTGCTGTGGTTTCAGCTCTTTCAGCCAAAGGAACCTGGAATGACTTCCTCTGCTTTTCTACAGACTTTGGGGTTCCTTTACCAGTGCTTTTCATTTCTCCATTAGTTTCATCACCTCCAGGGAAGGCTTTAACTTCATCCTTTTTAGGAGTGCTTTTGTCTTCAGTGGAAATGACACTTTTCCTCACCGAACCCGGTTTTGGAGTGCAAAACCTTGAGGTGGGCGTTTGAAGCAGACTGGCGCACGATTTACGGGGAGTCTTGACATCCAAAGACTTTTTGATCATTTGATACAGATCACTAAAAGGGGAAGTGGTCTCCTTGGAGTCCACCTCCACAGTTTTATCCAGGGATCGCTGGATGTTGTCATGATTAGAGCCATCTTTCAGATGAGGATctaaaaatgagcaaaacaaaccaaaaaattaAAGGCCAAGACACCTGAAACTGAACAGACTACATAAACACAATGTGAATGGCCACACATAGGTGGAATACATaatagaatttattttttaacgCATCTATTAGGTAACACTTTCTTTAGACTTCCTATTTAAACTAATTTAGCCAACCAAAAAACTTTCCATGTTCAAATGTAGCACTCTTGCCAGTTCAGAATAACCACTATTAAAAATATCCCTCTTTTGACAAATCAGAGATgctgttttcacctgtttcatCCGTGACAGTGTCCACCACTTGCTGATCTTTAAGAACCTACGTATGAGAAAGATGCATTAACAAAAGCAAATTCAATGTGGTTACAATGCTTTAGAGATAAATAAACTTTGTATATTACTTTGAGAGTTTCAGTTTTCCCTCCTGTTGAAGACCTCTTCTTCGGTGTTGGTGGTGGAGGATACTCAAACCTGAAACAGTAAAAAGCAACTAAATGTAAGTAAGATCACCCTGTCATGTCTGGGCAATAAGCCCACACGTTTAATTTACACTACtctgtatatttgtatgtgttgtttaaatacattttgtctGCACACTGAAAGGCAGACTTAATTGCCAATTTATTGTGCACTTGGCAGCACAGGTGAATGAGTGGAGAACAGTGGGGGAGCCTTAGACCCTTAGACGTAACTgtaaaaattgtattttcatgATTGAAAGAATCATGCAACTCCTCCAGAGGTAACACATGGAacatttgcaattttttttcagtggcaCTTTGAGTTTGAACAGGGAAAGGCATGTGGTCTAATGTTTAGTCTAACAGAACAGATGGTAAAGGCGAAGAAGGTTATTTCTACCCTCTACTATGCCACTTTGTGACTgtagtgaagaaaaaaaaaaaaaaaagtcttattgCTAACAAGAACGTTAAAGGTCTTCTCATGCCCCAAGATCAGCCCACCCACAAACTTTGCAGGACATACCTGAAAGAACGATCAATAATAGTTATCACATCTCCATGCTTCAAACGCTCAGACTGCTGCAAAACCTCTCCGTTGACACGGGTTGGATTCACTGAGCTcaaatttgttaaaatgacctggaagaaaaagaaaaaacatcccaATTACAAAATAGTCCAAGGCAGAATAGGCCAGGCTTTCACTCAGACATAAATCAAGATTTCATACAGAAAATTCAAAAGTGATTAAAAGaatgaaatttgtttttcatacggacaaatttaacaaaaagataaaagaagacATTACTGCGATTACTTAATAAAACGTCCTCATTATTGTCATCTTCAGTGAGTGTTGTTTTAcctctttattttcattcatatcAATTCTGCAGTGCTCCTTGGAGACTTGAGGAAGCTGAATACGAATGTCGCAATCAGGCTTCCTGTAAGATCACAAATACAAGTGTCAACAAAAGTTACTGCAGGTTTGAAATAACATACAAACAGGAGCTGATATATATGTATGATACCGACGTAAGGAAAAGGTGGgccacacattttaaatgtcttacaCAATATAACATGTATTTTTAGCAGATTTTTAGCTAAggtaaacacaggtgaaattaggaggaaacaggagggaggagaaaacaTGACGTCACATTAATTATAACAAAATGTTATAATCTCATCGAGCTCACCTCCCGAACAAGCACGACGACGTGAGAGGAAACTCGGTCCCATCTACTCCACTCCTTTTAATCACGACTATTTTCCCATGTAATGGCATTTTTGCAACGTTACCTGTGAATGGCAGCAAAAATTAAGTGTCAAAACTGTACAGAGCGCTAACGTCAGCTAAATTAGCTAAACAATATAATCTTAACCTTTATaaccaaatgtgtgtttttccataaATAAGCAGTTAACGTTTTAACATCACTTTTATGCTTAAAGATATGACATTATGATACGCCATCTACTGTAATACTGTTACATCCTCTTGGCCAACACTAACAATTATTACTGTTAACATTTGGCACTATTGTTGCAGTTCACATCAGCAGGTCATTACTGTGgattaaaacacacaccacacgtGTAATGTTAATGTCGCCTCGAGGGTAACTTCATCATCTTAACGTTACCACAAACATATTTCAATGTAGAAGTTAAAAGTTACTTAACAACAGCTATAACGTTACAACAAAACGCCATGCGGCTAAATTCGTGCTAACACGTTATTTCGGCAAGAAGACAGACATACAACGTCAGACTGAAGCCTTACCTGGAATCTGTTCAAAGACAGGGAAACTTCCGGCTATCCATAAACGTCGAGGCAAGAGCAATTTTATTAAACTATCACATctgactaaaaacaaaatcctaCCATACTACGACAGCATAAAATGCCTTCGTACAAACGGCCAACGTAAACTACTGAGACTGGCCTTTCCGTGGCGTGTGTCGCCTCTCGCAGAGAAAAATCTGAGGTATCACTCCGCCAAACTACACATTCGGGGTAACCCCTTCAAAAAACAGTCAGATTCACTAAAGTGTTTGGATAAAGTATAtgtgttatttgtgttattacgtttttaaaggtttatttGTTTGCCTGGATCAAATTTTACTTACGTATACACCGAGGGAActattttgtttacatttttggcGGAACAACCTCACTATGTTAAAGGCAGGgtgatttgaaaatatttgaaattccGCGCGAAGgattgtgattggctgaaacgTCACAATCTAGGTGACGGGCGGGGCATAAAAACTAGAGTCTCTTCCGGAGTCTAGACACGTGCAAACCACTGGATTTCCCCATGAAAGTCagacatttatatattaaaaaaaaactgttcagctctaaaattgttttgtaaattattatatttgtatttactaCTTGTCTCATGAGACATGAGTAGAAAGCAAGTAGAGTAACAAGTTTGTCAGATTAGGTGTGCCAACTAGTTTGGAGGCAATCCATTACACCTAAAGTCAAGTACAGATTTGTCTGACTGAGCCCAGTGCATACCATGAAGTAACAATTACTCTTTGATCATGGTGTTATGTTAGTGCAGACACCAACATGTTCAGTGAACTTTACATATTGAGAAAATGATCAACAGCTACAACTACTATAGCCTAATGACAATTGTTAAAACATAGTATATACGACTGAGTTTAGCAATAGCACTCTGTTGTGCCTGTTATATACCAATATATTCAAATTTTACTAACATTAGTGAAGTGTAAATTTAAGTTAAACTAGACCATAATCTATATATGAACCAGCCCAAATATGACTGTGGCTGTACACTCTAAGCTGAGCACAGATGTGTTTTACTGATTaagaatttaaatttaaagaccAGTCAAACATTTAGACACACCTTCTCATTCAGTTaagtggtaaagtgtgtccaaacgttTGAGTGGTGGTGTGCCATAATGCTGATTTTGATCAAGATTCGTGGGCGGCAAAGACGCACCAGTGAATTGAAATGTGAACTGTTCCTGTAAACATCTACTATCAGTTTCTTCTTCCATTCTATGATCCTGCTATAGTTTCAAAGCTTCTAGAAAATGTCAAGATGGTTAGAGGCAAAACTATGATTTTCACCAATCTTCTTTCTATGGATATGATGTATGAAAACCAAGGTAGCAGAGAATTAAAGTAATGACACAAgtgaacaacacaaaacacagctaataattattaaatgttgattttattttatttttttaatcttttttgttttgttttctttttttccaaagTCGCTTGATAATCTTGACAAAATTGCAACATGTTCCATACTTCTCAAACTGACGATGTGTCTGTTGCTATTCCAGATTAGCTGTGGAGGGAAAAGTTGTGCGCTGTTCTGGACAGGTTAAGTCCTTAATGATGAAAGCAGCTTTGACcgtacaaataaaaacacataagtGACTCGGAGAGACTCCACACTGTGTCGTAACGTTGTGTGGCCAAGAGTCAGCGTCTCTCTGCACGAGTCCTGTTCTGCCAGGCCTAACAAAGATGAGTAACTTGAAGAAAAATTCAGGGGCTCAGTAGCAGAAGTGTATGTGTGCCATCTGTGGTTGGAGGGTTAGGGGGTGCAGCACAGGACATATACAAACAACAGGCCAAGCACACAGAATGATTCCTTCCTGAGACATTGGTGTGTGTACAGTAATGATGGTCTAGGTGACATATGTAAACGGTAATAAGGTGAAGGCGTGAAGGCGTTTTGGTGTAAAGTGAGTCACAGGGTGTGAGGTTGCTCTGGATCTGGCAAAAAGTCACATATTGATTTCTACCACAGGGTGTGATTTGTGAGGACTTAGTTGACAAACATCACATTTGGAACCTTCACCTGCCTGATCACGGACCGAGTAGAGGGATCACTACAATCTAGTGTTTTCCCACCCACTGGAGATTATTGATCCATTTGGAGTCTACTGAGAATCACTTGTGTTTAATACAGTGTGTATGTACACCATTCTTCACATTTGAACTCTCTGAGCTGCTGTAGCTCATGTGAACCTGGCGGGCTGCAGGTGGCATCTAGCTCACCATTTTCAGAAACACCACCTCTTACTGCTACCTGGCCAAAAAGCTATGCCCCAACCGGAGTGCTACTTTGTTATCTACTGCACGTACAAATATAAAGGGGCAAAGGTTGAAATTGTGAAAGCCACATTCTGAACAGCCAGTGATTGGTTAAGGGCCTGTCCAGTATTTAGTAGGacacaaaacatgaaagaaCTTCCTTCAGAAAAATGTGctcaaaatgtcttttcttgAATCACAAACctataaacaaaacacatagaagttattctttaaaaaaaaaaaaaaagaaaaaaaaaaaaaaaaaatcaggtgaAGCCTAAAACTCTTCAtagttttaaagaaatgaatacAGCTTATATACACAAACTCAAAGGCTACTTAAAATACACCTTAATAATGAATCTTCATTAATTTGATTTCTTGAAAGGACCTGTGACCATATCATACAACCAAGTTCATAcaatcatttttttccattctcttggaagcaaaaaaaaaaaaaagaaaggaaaacaaatccaACCTGGAATAGTAGGTGATATTCAATGCGACTTGTTTTctgtgcacatttgtgtgtgtatatgtaggtatgtctgtgtgtgtggttgtagaCTGGAGAGACATTTCAACATCTTTTGCTTTTAGTTAATTAGAATAATGTACAAATgtgataaaactgaaacatctCTCTCAATACTCTTGATGGGTATGAAAGGATTCAAACAGTGAAGAAGTACAACAATTCCTAATCTCAAAAGCATGTCCTCATTTCAACCTGCCATTCTGTTCTGGACATGTCAATCACAATAGTTCCTTAacttttctatatatatatttatatatcttttgtatgaaatctgttttttgaagctggaaaaagagagaagaccCAAAGTCTTTGAGGAGGGGGGTCTTTTGACATGTCTGCAGTCTGCCtcagagtacaacaacaaaaaaaaaaaaaaagtgtctggTGTTTTTCAAGTCCAACTGTATGCATTGCTTTTGTCCATATATTTGTCCCCACTGTGTCCCACACTGACTCTTGGTTCCATTTGAAACTGGTCTGCTGATGCATCCAGATTTGTTTCCATCAGTCTTCTGGAAAATGGCGGAGAAGGGAGGAGCAGCAGTGGAGAGTAGAGtggagggagaaggagggaggagtcATCAGCAGTGTTTACGGTGTGGTCTCTCACAGGCATCCTGTCTCCCTGGCCTGCCCCAGCCTTGCCACCCCTCACATCGGGAAGTGGTCCAGAGTGAAAGACGGCGTATCAGGAGGTGGGGGTGTGTGTCATAAGAGAGAAGGTTTGGCTATGCCAGTCTCCTGTGTTCCTGTGTTCAGCGGTCAGGGTCAAGGCCCCCTCCTTCAGCCCTGCTCTCTATAAAATCCAGGGAGTAAAAATAAGAACAGTGGGCCGCTACTACGGCGATTGTGTGGCTGGACTGCTTTGGGCAGAGCTGGGGGACAGACTGGGGCTGCAGCTGCCAGGGGGGGCACCAGTGGGCCGGCCTCCTGCTGCTCCGCTTTCCAGACCTTCTGAGTTCTCCAACATCTCCTGAATGAGAGGGGGCATGGAGCCTGGGATCTCCATCTTCAGGGTAATGACACGCTCAgctcctgcagagagagagagaccaaaAACTGTAAGCTACCAAAGTACTCACAAAATACATGTTAGGAATTAACTTGATAAAGCTAGAGAAAATATAGATCTTAATACAGAAAACAGTACTTTACCAATGTTTCACCCAACTGATGAACTTTCTTTAATTCTTTCTAGTGTGGACTTTATACCTTTAGCACTGATGCTTCTCAGATCGGTGATTTTCATCAGCATCTTAGGGAACATGTGGGGTTTGTGaggcctcctcttcctcacataAATCTTCAGAGCCTCCAGTAGGGGCTCCTGCAGGATGTCCACCTTTTCTGCTTCTTCCAGGTCCTGACGATCTGTTggagaagagaaacacaaaaggtTCACAACAAACAGGTCAGTGCCCTCCTACTGTCATCATCTCAGTTAGCCTGTAGGTGGTGCTCAGTGAAAGTGCACAGCAAAgtcatgttgctgctgtttcacCCACTTACAGTGCTAACAGTAAGTGGTAGTATACAGGTCataatgctttttaaaactgtaaacaaaaaacTATGCATTTGATCAGTTTTGACTTTTTTGGGGGTTTCGAAGTATTTTTTAGACAACTTGTTGTACCTCCACACAGCAAACAGATGGCGCTGAGCAGCCCCGTCTCAGCATCATCCATCTCCAGAGGAAGCAGCTGGTTGGCGAAGGCAAAAACGAGGTCGGTAAGCGGACCAAAGCCGGCATTGTGCATCTGGGTTCGGTTTAGCGTGAGTCCATCTGAGAAAGTCATGGTGTCTTGCTCCGGTGTGTAGCGTGTACAGATCCGCAGTATCTGTTGGCAGGGACAAAATGGTTTGCTAAGTGTTTAACATGGAAAGCTGTGAGAAATGTCAACCTCCTCTGGAtaatgggcaaaaaaaaaaaaaaaaaagctggaccATCGGACTTACCAGGATGTCCAGACATGCGGCTTTGAGCAGAGTGATCTGGTCGGCGATGGTAAGTGTTGTAAAGCCGGGTAGCTGCTTTGCAAACTCCACTGTCTTGATGATGCACTTGGTGGAGAGTTCACTGAACTTGTCCCACAGGTCTACATCCAAGGATACACGCCGTTCTGAGCTGTTAGTCTGTGGGGTGGGGAACAAGTACGGAAAATTATAGATATTTACAGATCAGTTGCAGGTGACTATAATGTAGAGTAACAAAGTACACAAGACACAGATTATCAGTGTCGTCCGACTGACCGTAGTGTATTTGCCCAGCTGGCAGAGAGAAGGGAAAGTATCCTGGTGTGCTTTGCGAACCCTTTCAATCATCTGCTCTGTATCGGGACTCAGCACGTAGCTCTCTGTACACTCCTGcttcttttcatcctttttcttcttgtttcgGTCGTTCCTCACCGCTACAGGGAGACAAGGAGAAGAACAGAGAcattggtgtgttttgtgtgtgacgTTTGAACTGTCATCTGACATAATAGTTGCTCTTCAGCTCGCAACCAGGTTCTGGTACGTCCTATATTAACACCACCTGACCCCACCTCAAGGTAAACTGAGATGACGATCAAAGGTGAAGTCATCAGCAGCAAACGGCAGCAGCCACCGCAGCATCACTTCTCTTATCCAATGCTATAAGATAAATGTGGTGAGACGTCTCCACCGAAAAGAGGCAATGGTAAtagaggagggggtggggggaccTTGAAATAATCCAGTGTCATTTACCTCTGGGCAATCTGACAGAATAGTGTGTTCACCatcaaatgacataaaaaaaaaaaaaaataggcagTGTGTTTAGCATTGCAATCCCATTACAGGCTTGATCCATTTCTCTGAGTCCATCCACACTGGGGTGCAGTTTAGCTATGACTgggttgtgtatgtgtgtgctgaagGTGGGGGTTGGGTTGGGTGAGATGGGGTGCCAGTTGATAAATGGTGGTGGGGGATGGAGCTATCCATAAGGCTGACAAATTGCCACAGCTTTCATTAGAGGTCCCGACTAATCTAATAACATAATATGACAAATATCCTGCCTCTAATGGTTTTAAAAGGGCTCGGCTGCTGAGCCCATACCGGGAAAAACCTTCcagctttctctctttctttaacACATTTCTATCCCTCTCTTGGTTATACAACAAATTCTTATGTCTTCCTCTCAGGCTATCCGTCCTTTccaaaattgtattttttttttttttttttaaaccatgcCCTTTTTCCTAAACTCATTTCTAGGAGTTCTCCTATCTCCACCTCCCCTTGTGAATTTCCCTTGCCACTGACCTAAGATCAGATTTTCCTTGTCTTAATCCTAACCTCGACCACTAAGGACGAGAGCTCTTGAGCAGAGGGGAGATCAGTGTCTCTGACAGAGGGGCCTGGCCGGGGGCCAGAGAGGGATGTGCTGCTTTACGCTGCTGCTCATTCATCAGCCCACAGACAGGCCTCACTGGCTGGGAGTACATGAAGGAGGAACCAGGGGGCTGGAAGTCTAATGCTGCTTTATATTACCTATAAACACTGGTCACCTCAACAACTAATGAATAAGACCTCGTTGTGCAGATAGACTATGGTGATGCATTATTCACCAATGTTGTATTGGTAGGTTAATGTCACCAAAACAGATGTGAATATC from Mastacembelus armatus chromosome 19, fMasArm1.2, whole genome shotgun sequence harbors:
- the mki67 gene encoding proliferation marker protein Ki-67 isoform X1 — protein: MPLHGKIVVIKRSGVDGTEFPLTSSCLFGRKPDCDIRIQLPQVSKEHCRIDMNENKEVILTNLSSVNPTRVNGEVLQQSERLKHGDVITIIDRSFRFEYPPPPTPKKRSSTGGKTETLKVLKDQQVVDTVTDETDPHLKDGSNHDNIQRSLDKTVEVDSKETTSPFSDLYQMIKKSLDVKTPRKSCASLLQTPTSRFCTPKPGSVRKSVISTEDKSTPKKDEVKAFPGGDETNGEMKSTGKGTPKSVEKQRKSFQVPLAERAETTAEDVEQAIKSDTASLQKRNRTTPQRLTAFDVIKCISAETPKSPARRRSKEATPAKPAVTDEQEQETTAAKIMHLKKASPSNSGKADKVNQMSKKRKSGELAADLPTPLMKKKRVSFGGYLSPEVFDKRLPPDSPLRKGATPRRSLCLPKPKQSLLRRASSIGIPEDLSPKLRKSSGAKNASLGKKSPKSRSPSPKAASPSKKSPKSKTASPKAASHANKSSKSKAASPKAASPSKKSPKSKTASPKAASPANKSPKSKVASPKAASPANKSPKSKTASPKAASPANKSPKSKVASPKAASPANKSPKSKTASPKAASPANKSPKSKAASPKAASPANKSPKSKTASPKAASPANKSPKSKAASPKAASPANKSPKSKTPSPRSPSLAKKSPKSKDNEQPKTPLTSRIQTPTVQGRFSVSHISTPSPVADDVIDQASVSITPKIPMRRKSMKTTSQKTPSMLKSAMKVMRRKSGISRASMKVLNSWADIVKFGKTKAQVVAPVKEMVAKKTKKKVISKPQTPARKLKGHVSTGHADSPVTIVVGRAHKQKAHLTGAAPRVVTNTALFKKNMEMDEDLTGISEMFKTPVKEKKSSMFDDSDTTKTPMGDLSMSVVEPSVLNTPQEPGEMMVSPLSVVSTVELSQYNSEAVKRLLNGDQDSSFICDDPALQSESESSAQQCTDLKTGSVTPPKQEPDLPDCLTGVKRMMKTLRQKAEPADDIRGKLLKTPKQKPEQQDCLTGVKRIMKTPRQKAEAIEDIRGRLLKTPKQKPEHQECLTGVKRIMKTPRQKAEPIEDIRGRLLKTPKQKPEQQECLTGVKRLMKTPREKSEPVEYNFGIRRLMKSPRLRGTSPVEDFEGLSQLLEEPTGHIETNEVEDQSHLDCGVDVAKVGDDQEPLDSVPSDVTVAQVDTVKGFKADANKVVKEELTSGPDSESSDAMEAICHTDVVPKVGASDDNLSEEQTEVETTTDSNRQMVTPATNPDHEKKSVRGRRAKTVGTKIAEDKQEAAEVPQEPIIPAPVRGRKGKKTETTAPPAVRQTRNRNPNTTGSRSVEISVDERATQSSNVALKPKRGRNAKKASDDQPEMVQEIVTETESSSTDGDQKSNDSAAPMEKAVSKPRRGKKTKQEAERSQSVTEQQNVPCTHSDDVRQADNAKGAIEICSDHLEMVPKGNDKNKSSDSMETVPKAPATECALEVETATCNVTETDVAIALKKPVRGRRAKMVGAKAAENKEAQEPSEDAVVTAPVRGRRGKKTDAHTPPAVKQTRSRNAKSLDATSDGQPEIVPEKTAEATLVSAISIKAVSNQKPPIKTSQEENSSALPAEEAVVKPVKGRKTKQARIELPQPEPERNEVVSDRHQEAQPQQPINSAGTPRRGRKRKPDTAKQHELSEETVIVETKQQPQPPVRDKRGRNAKQETNKLENDSKATTVETVTPEEPVKKLRRTRKAEQTVEIVVPEEAEDHLVAKPVKKDEQVVVPAKPRRGRKAKQDTDSETPVESTEVEEAPAVSSTDKPKRARRGVTRGAAADDIGQTNPSQDLSSAAAEVAKTSKRSIRWKADLEVFELPKVTPVRAGRGRKSKLEDHIEAESKNELKDANKTEEKDLSGKGDAQPAKRARRGAKAIDEAESSGKVDPKKGAEAQPKTRRGRAAKK